In one Shewanella loihica PV-4 genomic region, the following are encoded:
- a CDS encoding sensor histidine kinase produces MANSDSNQAATLTSRSYTVGALAFAAPEIVYQRWAPTLARVTKETGIELELVPLRPDELVERVSNSSLDFIIGNALITVAFKKDYGVSHLLTLVPLNHANPEQAVGTALISRSSLEINTLSDLEGLRVVSSDPNAFGGFQIIAGEMITAGIDPLNDLRQLEFVGFPQEKLLDFLREDRADVAILPSCVLESAIAQGKLTRGELHVLLPQFHPGFSCQASSSLYPGYAFSKLGKTDHDVARQIVRALLDIESQDQQAILGRYHTWSVPVDDSQVFTLLQQLDRWPFVTNWQRLAEDAIPWALVIAIILALGYLHHLRVKRLVKKRTQALSDEMTQHKNTQKRLFEQQQQFYRAQRVLLTGEMASGIAHELNQPLAGIRYLAQGSIYRLLAQQTELQHALSKILQQVDRAQNTIKRFRQFCQQPSVYQDCDLKELIQDTLNLMQPDFKRIDFNPKLFLWPLTVTLDISLMQQVFVNLIRNALDAMDETDDPQLAIAITNDSENAVIVVSDSGIGLSEQALERLFFPFETSKANGLGLGMVVCKRIVEEHGGKIRAFNNHEASRTQHLPKELGDEFPRFATGLTLVITLPLKENVHV; encoded by the coding sequence TTGGCTAACAGTGATTCGAATCAAGCTGCAACCTTAACGTCTCGCTCATACACAGTGGGCGCGCTTGCCTTTGCGGCACCCGAGATAGTGTATCAGCGCTGGGCACCTACCCTGGCGAGGGTCACAAAGGAGACCGGCATTGAGCTGGAACTTGTCCCCCTCAGACCTGATGAGCTGGTTGAACGTGTCTCCAATAGCAGCCTAGATTTTATCATAGGCAATGCACTCATCACCGTGGCCTTTAAGAAGGACTATGGCGTCAGCCACCTGTTGACTCTGGTACCGCTAAATCATGCTAATCCAGAGCAGGCCGTTGGCACAGCTCTGATTTCGAGAAGCTCACTGGAAATTAATACCTTAAGCGATCTTGAAGGCTTGAGAGTCGTTTCCTCAGACCCAAACGCTTTTGGTGGTTTTCAAATCATAGCCGGAGAAATGATCACGGCGGGCATCGATCCACTTAACGATCTGAGACAACTTGAGTTTGTCGGCTTTCCACAGGAGAAATTACTCGACTTTCTGCGAGAAGATCGCGCCGATGTGGCCATACTCCCCAGCTGCGTGCTTGAATCCGCCATCGCCCAAGGCAAGTTGACCCGCGGTGAGTTGCATGTGCTTCTGCCGCAGTTTCATCCGGGCTTTAGCTGCCAAGCCTCTAGCAGCCTTTATCCTGGCTATGCCTTCTCTAAATTAGGCAAGACAGATCATGACGTCGCGCGGCAAATTGTGCGGGCCTTACTCGACATTGAGTCCCAAGATCAGCAGGCAATACTCGGGCGTTATCACACTTGGTCTGTGCCGGTTGACGATAGCCAGGTATTTACCCTGCTCCAGCAACTAGACCGTTGGCCCTTCGTCACCAACTGGCAACGATTGGCCGAGGATGCGATCCCCTGGGCCTTAGTGATAGCCATCATCCTGGCACTTGGCTACCTCCACCACCTTAGGGTTAAACGGCTGGTGAAGAAACGTACCCAGGCGCTAAGTGATGAGATGACACAACATAAAAACACTCAAAAGAGGCTATTCGAGCAGCAACAACAGTTCTATAGGGCGCAAAGAGTGCTGCTAACCGGTGAGATGGCATCTGGCATCGCCCATGAATTGAATCAGCCGCTGGCGGGTATCCGATATCTGGCCCAAGGCAGTATCTACCGGCTCTTAGCGCAGCAAACTGAGCTGCAACACGCTCTCAGTAAGATATTGCAACAGGTCGACCGTGCCCAAAACACCATTAAACGCTTTCGCCAATTTTGCCAGCAACCCAGCGTCTATCAAGACTGTGATCTAAAGGAGCTCATTCAAGATACGCTTAATCTGATGCAACCTGATTTTAAGCGCATCGACTTTAACCCTAAGCTGTTTCTCTGGCCTTTAACCGTGACCCTGGATATCAGCTTAATGCAGCAGGTGTTTGTTAACCTGATCCGCAACGCGTTAGATGCGATGGATGAGACTGACGATCCGCAACTGGCGATAGCCATAACTAACGATAGCGAGAATGCCGTGATAGTCGTGTCCGACAGCGGCATCGGCCTGAGTGAACAGGCATTAGAGCGATTATTTTTCCCCTTCGAGACCTCTAAGGCCAATGGTTTGGGGCTTGGTATGGTGGTTTGCAAACGGATAGTCGAAGAGCATGGCGGCAAGATCCGCGCCTTCAACAACCACGAGGCCTCGAGAACTCAACACTTACCTAAGGAACTTGGCGATGAGTTTCCCAGATTCGCCACAGGGCTCACCTTAGTGATCACTCTGCCTCTTAAGGAAAACGTACATGTGTAA